From the genome of Aquipuribacter hungaricus:
CCGCCCACCCAGACCTGACCGGGGCACCCGGGCCTGGCAGGATGGCGGGACGCACCACAGCACCATCACCTCAGCACCACCCCACGCCCCGTCCGGCTCCAGACACCAGAGGAGGGCCCGTGCCCGCAGACGGCCGCACCCCCGCGCCCGGCCCCCAGCCCGACACGCAGGCCGACCACGACGGCCAGGTCGCCCACGGCGGCCACGGCACGTCGACCGCCGCCTGGGTCTCCACCCTCGGCGTCACCTTCGGCGCCCTCGTCGTGTGCGTCGCCATGATCTTCCAGGTGATGTGGCTCATCGTCGTGGGCGTCGTCGTCATCGTCGTCGCGGCCCTGTCGGCCCCGGTGCTCACCCGCGCCGGCTTCGGCACGGACTCCGGCACCAAGGAGTACACGGGCGAGAAGCGCGCCGTCCGCTGACGCCGCACCGGGCGCGCGTCCTGCGGCCCGGGCACCGGCACGGCTAGGTTCCCCGGGACAGTCCGTCCACCTCAGGGGAGAACACCATGTCGTCGCCGTACGAGTCCGCACCGGTCGGGCCCTCCGGGAGCCAGCCGCCGCCGTCCAACCTGGTGTGGGCGATCCTCACCACGGTCCTCTGCTGCCTGCCCTTCGGCATCGTCAGCATCGTGTTCGCCGCGCAGGTCAACGGCAAGTGGGCCTCGGGCGACTACGCCGGTGCCCAGGAGTCCTCGCGCAAGGCCCGCCGGTGGGCGATCATCGCCGCCGTCGCCGGGATCATCGTCACGGTGCTGTACCTGGTCTTCCTGTTCGCGCTCGGCGGCCTCGCCGCGCTGTCGGACCCCGCGACCACGGGGACCCTCGACCAGTGAGCTCCCTGCTGCACCCGTCCCCGGCCGCACCGTCGCGGCCGGGACGGGTGCAGCACGCACGGACGCTGCTGGGCACCACCCTGCTCGGCCCGGCGCTCGTCGCGGGCGCCGCCGCGGGGTCGCTGCTGTTCCTCCAGGTGGTCGACCCGACCGAGCCCGGCCACCTGCCGACGTGCCCGGTCCTCACCGTCACCGGCCTGTTCTGCCCCGGGTGCGGCACCCTGCGGATGCTCCACCACCTCGGCGACGGGGACCTGGTCGCCGCAGCGGCGATGAACCCCCTCGCCCTGGTGCTGCTCCCCGTCCTCGTCCTGTACTGGCTGGCCTGGGTGCGGC
Proteins encoded in this window:
- a CDS encoding CD225/dispanin family protein — its product is MSSPYESAPVGPSGSQPPPSNLVWAILTTVLCCLPFGIVSIVFAAQVNGKWASGDYAGAQESSRKARRWAIIAAVAGIIVTVLYLVFLFALGGLAALSDPATTGTLDQ
- a CDS encoding DUF2752 domain-containing protein, translating into MSSLLHPSPAAPSRPGRVQHARTLLGTTLLGPALVAGAAAGSLLFLQVVDPTEPGHLPTCPVLTVTGLFCPGCGTLRMLHHLGDGDLVAAAAMNPLALVLLPVLVLYWLAWVRRTVTGRSRGTPAPAWVVWGFLVVCAVYAVLRNLPGMSVLAPG